Proteins encoded by one window of Halococcus agarilyticus:
- a CDS encoding ABC transporter permease subunit, which translates to MSTLTVARKDFQDAIRSWLLLGLTAVFVVFAAGAAYIYIALGAFVGGPATGESISSTALISFLSALTAFFIPLIGLIVGYKSIIAERESGSIALLLSLPHTRRDVVLGKVLGRTGVVFVSAVVGFLIAAGVVVVLAGSLSAADYALFVLATLLLALAFVALAVSFSAATKSSTLSLVGAGILTVLFIVPIPLLGSLWALIPTLVRFVLDEYTPLTLDLSTQPEWAQFFIQLDPTVAYSDVLGVLIPDLANGGGGAPFYLAPSFGFVILAAWIVVPLALGYYRFDATDL; encoded by the coding sequence GTGAGCACGCTCACGGTCGCGCGGAAGGACTTCCAGGACGCGATCCGATCGTGGCTGTTGCTCGGACTGACAGCGGTGTTCGTCGTCTTCGCGGCCGGTGCTGCTTACATCTACATCGCGCTCGGGGCGTTCGTCGGCGGTCCCGCCACCGGCGAGAGCATCTCCTCGACCGCCCTCATCAGTTTCCTCTCGGCGCTGACCGCGTTCTTCATCCCGCTGATCGGGCTGATCGTCGGGTACAAGTCGATCATCGCCGAGCGCGAGAGCGGCAGCATCGCGCTCCTGCTCTCGCTGCCCCACACCCGCCGTGACGTGGTTCTGGGGAAGGTGCTCGGTCGGACGGGGGTCGTCTTCGTCTCCGCCGTCGTCGGCTTCCTGATCGCCGCCGGCGTCGTCGTCGTGCTGGCGGGCTCGCTCTCGGCCGCGGACTACGCCCTGTTCGTGCTGGCGACCCTCCTGCTCGCGCTCGCGTTCGTGGCGCTGGCGGTCAGTTTCTCGGCGGCGACGAAGTCCTCGACGCTCTCGCTCGTCGGCGCGGGCATCCTCACGGTGCTGTTCATCGTCCCGATTCCGCTCCTCGGCTCTCTCTGGGCACTCATCCCGACGCTCGTCCGGTTCGTACTCGACGAGTACACCCCGCTGACCCTCGATCTGTCGACCCAGCCCGAGTGGGCGCAGTTCTTCATCCAGCTCGATCCGACGGTCGCGTACTCGGACGTGCTCGGCGTGTTGATCCCCGATCTCGCGAACGGTGGCGGCGGTGCGCCGTTCTATCTCGCCCCCTCGTTCGGGTTCGTGATCCTCGCGGCGTGGATCGTCGTTCCGCTCGCGCTCGGCTACTACCGGTTCGACGCGACCGATCTGTAG
- a CDS encoding DUF58 domain-containing protein, producing the protein MSRGRRLGLALGLVLVAGGLAVAIAPGLGSGIQPNAAILTGVGVTALVLAGLAVRARFNATESRPELPAVERPQSYATPGDGLDRQLAAVGAARPSRGARERRAIRERLEATAVAVLVRDGLSEGAAREALAGGTWTDDPHAAAFFADDPGEDVSLATQLRLSFSVEPTMRRRARHAIDALARRAGRAVMRGSSSARDAYEELDPNETVTRRTERWRGVSALALVAGAAGVLANQPALVVAGTVGVAFAALARAASPPDVALALERSVSDADPEPDDSVTVTVEVTNVGESTLPDLRLIDGVPPGLAVESGSPRLGTALRSGESATFSYDVTATRGAHAFEPALAVARDVSGTAECARRIRADATPITCVPTLAAAGELPLRAQTTGQPGRVLTEIGGSGVAFHTTREYRPGDPLSRIDWNGLAKTGELATVDFREERAASIVLLIDAREEAYRAPSPDAESAVERSVRAVRSLYDALTSEENRVGIAALSPEPCWLAPGVGTAHRARVQELLATHPALAPTPPDRPFYPSIRTRRLRRRLPEDAQLVVCSPLCDDSVVRLLQRLDAAGHRVTVVSPDPTGRETSGRRLAAVERRLRLSRLRSASIPALDWRDEPLATALARAGGSG; encoded by the coding sequence GTGAGCCGGGGTCGACGGCTCGGTCTCGCCCTCGGACTCGTGCTGGTCGCCGGCGGGCTCGCGGTCGCGATCGCCCCCGGGCTGGGGAGCGGGATCCAGCCGAACGCCGCGATCCTCACGGGCGTCGGGGTCACCGCGCTCGTCCTCGCCGGGCTGGCGGTCCGGGCGCGGTTCAACGCGACCGAGAGCCGTCCCGAACTCCCGGCAGTCGAACGGCCACAGTCGTACGCGACGCCGGGCGACGGGCTCGACCGCCAGCTCGCGGCGGTCGGGGCGGCGCGTCCGTCGCGGGGTGCGCGCGAACGCCGCGCGATCCGCGAGCGACTCGAAGCGACCGCGGTCGCGGTGCTCGTCCGCGACGGCCTCTCGGAGGGGGCAGCCCGGGAGGCGCTCGCCGGCGGAACGTGGACCGACGATCCCCACGCCGCAGCCTTCTTCGCCGACGATCCCGGCGAGGACGTGTCGCTCGCGACCCAGCTCCGGCTGTCGTTCAGCGTCGAGCCGACGATGAGACGGCGGGCGCGCCACGCGATCGACGCGCTCGCGCGACGGGCGGGGCGAGCGGTGATGCGTGGCTCGTCCAGCGCACGCGACGCCTACGAGGAGCTCGACCCGAACGAGACGGTCACCCGCCGGACCGAGCGGTGGCGGGGCGTGAGCGCGCTCGCGCTGGTGGCGGGCGCGGCGGGCGTCCTCGCCAACCAGCCGGCGCTCGTGGTGGCCGGAACCGTTGGCGTGGCGTTCGCCGCGCTCGCGCGCGCCGCGAGCCCCCCCGACGTCGCGCTCGCGCTCGAACGGTCGGTGAGCGACGCCGATCCCGAGCCCGACGACTCGGTGACGGTCACAGTCGAAGTGACGAACGTCGGCGAGTCGACCCTCCCGGATCTCCGGCTGATCGACGGCGTCCCGCCGGGGCTCGCCGTCGAGTCCGGCTCGCCGCGGCTCGGAACCGCGCTCCGATCCGGCGAGTCGGCGACGTTCTCCTACGACGTGACCGCCACCCGCGGGGCACACGCCTTCGAGCCGGCGCTCGCGGTGGCCCGCGACGTGAGCGGGACGGCCGAGTGCGCGCGCCGAATCCGTGCCGACGCCACGCCGATCACCTGCGTGCCCACCCTGGCAGCCGCCGGCGAACTCCCGCTCCGGGCGCAAACCACCGGCCAGCCGGGGCGCGTGCTGACTGAGATCGGCGGGAGCGGCGTCGCCTTCCACACCACCCGGGAGTACCGCCCCGGCGATCCCCTCTCGCGGATCGACTGGAACGGGCTGGCGAAGACCGGCGAGCTCGCCACCGTCGACTTCCGGGAGGAGCGCGCCGCGTCGATCGTCCTCCTGATCGACGCCCGCGAGGAGGCCTATCGGGCACCGAGCCCCGACGCCGAGAGCGCGGTCGAGCGGAGCGTTCGAGCCGTGAGGTCGCTGTACGACGCACTCACGAGCGAGGAGAACCGGGTCGGGATCGCGGCGCTGTCGCCGGAGCCGTGCTGGCTCGCCCCTGGCGTCGGGACCGCCCACCGCGCTCGAGTGCAGGAACTGCTGGCGACCCATCCCGCGCTCGCGCCCACGCCGCCCGACAGACCGTTCTACCCGTCGATCCGGACGCGACGCCTCCGCCGCCGGCTGCCCGAGGACGCCCAGCTCGTGGTCTGTTCGCCGCTGTGTGACGACAGCGTGGTCCGCCTGCTCCAACGACTCGACGCCGCCGGCCACCGCGTGACGGTCGTGAGTCCCGATCCGACGGGACGGGAGACGTCGGGTCGACGACTCGCTGCGGTCGAACGCCGGCTCCGGCTGTCGAGGCTGCGGAGCGCGTCGATCCCGGCGCTCGACTGGCGCGACGAGCCGCTCGCGACGGCGCTCGCCCGCGCGGGAGGGTCGGGGTGA
- a CDS encoding ABC transporter ATP-binding protein — MSAIELDNVTKRFGDVTALRNCDLDVHEGEIYGFLGPNGAGKSTTINVLLDFIRPTGGTARVLGHDAQVESQRIRERVGVLPEGFDVYDRLSGRQHLQFAIDSKNSGDDPDALAERVGIPDAIDRKAGGYSKGMAQRLVLGMALVGQPDLLILDEPSTGLDPNGAREMREIIRAECDRGATVFFSSHILGQVEAVCDRVGILREGELVAEDTVEGLRDATSAEAILVVEVDRVPDGLVEEVRALPAVSEASVEGTTIRASCDDSSKTEVLGTIEDAGATVEDFTTDDASLEDLFASYTTEGSPQSNDGADSSAVDMDRSDDETDRSRDDTDESADSTGTETDSTETEGETEEVRT, encoded by the coding sequence ATGTCGGCGATCGAACTCGACAATGTCACGAAGCGCTTCGGCGACGTCACGGCGCTGCGGAACTGCGATCTCGACGTCCACGAGGGCGAGATCTACGGCTTTCTCGGGCCGAACGGCGCGGGGAAATCGACCACGATCAACGTCCTGCTCGATTTCATCCGGCCGACCGGCGGCACCGCGCGGGTGCTCGGCCACGACGCCCAGGTCGAGAGCCAGCGGATCCGCGAGCGCGTCGGCGTCCTCCCCGAGGGGTTCGACGTCTACGATCGCCTGAGCGGTCGCCAGCATCTCCAGTTCGCCATCGACTCGAAGAACAGCGGCGACGACCCCGACGCGCTCGCCGAGCGGGTGGGCATCCCCGACGCGATCGACCGGAAGGCCGGCGGCTACTCGAAGGGGATGGCCCAGCGCCTCGTGCTCGGGATGGCGCTCGTCGGCCAGCCAGACCTGTTGATCCTCGACGAGCCCTCCACGGGGCTGGACCCCAACGGTGCGCGCGAGATGCGCGAGATCATCCGCGCCGAGTGCGACCGCGGCGCGACGGTGTTCTTCTCGAGTCATATCCTCGGTCAGGTCGAGGCGGTCTGCGACCGGGTGGGGATCCTCCGCGAGGGCGAACTCGTCGCCGAGGACACCGTCGAGGGGCTGCGCGACGCCACCAGCGCGGAAGCGATCCTCGTCGTCGAGGTCGATCGCGTGCCCGACGGCCTCGTGGAGGAGGTCCGCGCGCTCCCGGCGGTGTCGGAGGCGAGCGTCGAAGGCACCACGATCCGGGCGTCGTGTGACGACTCCTCGAAGACCGAGGTGTTGGGAACGATCGAGGACGCCGGCGCGACCGTCGAGGACTTCACGACCGACGACGCCTCCCTGGAGGACCTGTTCGCCTCCTACACCACCGAGGGCTCCCCCCAGTCGAACGACGGAGCCGACTCATCGGCCGTCGACATGGATCGATCCGACGACGAGACCGATCGATCACGAGACGATACTGACGAGTCGGCCGACAGTACCGGGACGGAGACCGACAGTACCGAGACGGAAGGCGAGACCGAGGAGGTCCGGACGTGA
- a CDS encoding DUF4129 domain-containing protein, which produces MNRDAFGPVLIAVLAVVALGVGAATLDQIDAGGEGVGISDGDDTGPGSGEAVDFGQPGPIEMENPLSIPPVAVRLLAALFIIGLLVGLYAWRDDLRELAAVFGFTAIAVLLLYLLYNWIGSGSQGGKQGFSGDREFELPGGGTVSDGAQTVTTDPTALTVIVGVVLLVAIVVLLLFVRGSGRTEADAETAAEDPEADVTASVGRAAGRAADRIADEGEARNEVYRAWEEMTDHLDVANPGSSTPGEFARAATDAGMTRGDVDELTDLFRTVRYGGRRVTDDRESRAVTALRRIEREYAEEP; this is translated from the coding sequence GTGAACCGCGACGCGTTCGGGCCCGTCCTGATCGCCGTCCTCGCCGTGGTGGCGCTCGGCGTCGGCGCGGCGACGCTCGACCAGATCGACGCGGGCGGCGAGGGAGTGGGCATCAGCGACGGCGACGACACCGGCCCCGGCAGCGGCGAGGCGGTCGACTTCGGTCAGCCAGGGCCGATCGAGATGGAGAACCCGCTGTCGATCCCCCCGGTCGCCGTCCGCCTGCTCGCCGCGTTGTTCATCATCGGGCTGCTCGTCGGCCTCTATGCGTGGCGCGACGACCTCCGCGAGCTCGCCGCCGTCTTCGGATTCACCGCCATCGCGGTGTTGCTGTTGTACCTCCTCTACAACTGGATCGGCTCGGGCAGTCAGGGCGGGAAGCAGGGGTTCAGCGGTGACCGAGAGTTCGAACTCCCGGGCGGTGGGACCGTCAGCGACGGCGCGCAAACGGTCACGACCGACCCAACGGCACTCACCGTGATCGTGGGGGTCGTGCTCCTCGTGGCCATCGTCGTGCTACTCCTGTTCGTCCGGGGCAGCGGGAGGACGGAAGCCGACGCCGAGACCGCTGCCGAGGACCCCGAAGCGGACGTCACCGCCAGCGTGGGCCGCGCCGCCGGCCGCGCGGCCGATCGGATCGCCGACGAGGGCGAGGCGAGAAACGAGGTGTACCGCGCGTGGGAGGAGATGACCGACCACCTCGACGTCGCCAATCCCGGATCGAGTACACCGGGGGAGTTCGCCCGCGCCGCGACCGACGCCGGGATGACACGGGGCGACGTCGACGAGCTCACCGACCTGTTTCGGACCGTTCGCTACGGCGGCCGGCGCGTCACCGACGACCGCGAGAGTCGAGCGGTGACCGCGCTCCGGCGGATCGAACGCGAGTACGCGGAGGAGCCGTGA
- a CDS encoding DUF7519 family protein, whose protein sequence is MTATATPPIDDAPARASIAIALAASLAGALALAVSTPSLTAGVLGFVLVALGLARGWRTAVTLGGAGLFCGVVLAGLVGAPASVVVFATAATVVAWDVATFGIEVGEELGREADTRRLELVHAGASSVVAAIPAGIGLALFRTASGGTALVPIALLCGAVVLVVVLRP, encoded by the coding sequence GTGACCGCGACCGCCACGCCGCCGATCGACGACGCGCCCGCGCGGGCGAGCATCGCGATCGCGCTCGCTGCGAGCCTCGCGGGGGCGCTCGCGCTCGCCGTCAGCACGCCGTCGCTCACGGCCGGCGTACTCGGGTTCGTGCTCGTGGCGCTCGGGCTCGCCCGCGGGTGGCGGACCGCCGTGACGCTCGGCGGCGCGGGGCTGTTCTGCGGCGTCGTCCTCGCGGGACTCGTGGGCGCGCCCGCGAGCGTGGTGGTGTTCGCCACCGCCGCCACGGTGGTCGCGTGGGACGTCGCCACCTTCGGGATCGAGGTCGGCGAGGAGCTCGGCCGCGAGGCCGACACCCGGCGGCTCGAACTCGTCCACGCGGGGGCGAGTAGCGTGGTGGCGGCGATCCCGGCCGGGATCGGCCTGGCGCTCTTTCGGACCGCGAGCGGCGGGACGGCGCTCGTCCCGATCGCGCTGCTGTG
- a CDS encoding YIP1 family protein translates to MSLTDVLTDPDAFFRHRAENPGLLRPLLVVFLAAVAAVLSPLVTYQAFVGAGAPPLALIGQAGGIIIAFFVQFVAWLVLAIVFYLFSLAVGGEGSLGDTFKLNGWGFVPAIVAGIVTAIGQFVALQSVGVPDLPENLNEETAQQFTQALAEFTSALQSQPAVRIATLLAVLLTIWQAVIWVYATRHARNLSVRRAAIAVGIPVGLLVLFNLYSLLNGWVI, encoded by the coding sequence ATGTCACTCACCGACGTCCTCACCGACCCGGACGCGTTCTTCCGGCATCGCGCCGAAAACCCGGGGCTCCTCCGACCGCTGCTCGTGGTCTTCCTCGCCGCCGTCGCCGCCGTCCTGTCGCCGCTGGTGACCTATCAGGCGTTCGTCGGCGCGGGTGCGCCCCCGCTCGCCCTGATCGGCCAGGCGGGCGGGATCATCATTGCCTTTTTCGTCCAGTTCGTCGCGTGGCTCGTGCTCGCGATCGTGTTCTACCTCTTCTCGCTCGCGGTCGGCGGCGAGGGATCGCTCGGCGACACGTTCAAGCTGAACGGGTGGGGGTTCGTGCCCGCGATCGTCGCGGGGATCGTCACCGCCATCGGCCAGTTCGTCGCGCTCCAGAGCGTCGGCGTCCCCGATCTCCCCGAGAACCTCAACGAAGAGACAGCACAGCAGTTCACCCAGGCGTTGGCGGAGTTCACGTCGGCGCTCCAGAGTCAACCGGCGGTCAGGATCGCCACGCTGCTCGCCGTCCTGCTCACGATCTGGCAGGCCGTCATCTGGGTGTACGCGACGCGACACGCCCGCAACCTCTCGGTCCGCAGGGCCGCGATCGCCGTCGGGATCCCCGTCGGGCTGCTCGTCCTCTTCAACCTGTACAGCCTCCTGAACGGGTGGGTCATCTGA